In Ostrea edulis chromosome 4, xbOstEdul1.1, whole genome shotgun sequence, a single window of DNA contains:
- the LOC125668439 gene encoding uncharacterized protein LOC125668439 yields the protein MFKRKLTNILKRTESNGVDLSDMQWSVQNYTLGDIVDNFKLPLVVRCSDATPTVEHGDQFRFDLAEPLLLHSRKWTRKIRVSCLQREASSGQITEIHPQYVIPEDYEGWFQVINSPSEKSTPDTTLESVVESEANQFLSARSLSCLSLVAIGNESPRIVRRHVKSGEIFTVRGLFEGKRKQSAQIKTKYDEIRNDGRTRSSDKILICADEKDESVLIDVTQGGCFYRIFESEENGSGLLKTEDLIDKKDQFPLLIRHTFGELPIIASTYSSVMKCVRVIEEQSVLAATLNCTATLLELQCKSPIRFKICLNDAILKNSENCMEALHICENEGDDFLSGIKIAFTIQKQYSELSEQARGKPKLTHKISNSTSEERTATSNDSEDMVSMYDSFSDYGEEDANSEFSFAWTPEPLIKNRNNVKEDKSKASKDEKKLTAPKFFNSSLNSPMSSKESKLNAWNEQPDVV from the exons ATGTTCAAACGAAAACTGACCAACATCCTGAAGCGAACAGAAAGCAATGGAGTGGACCTCTCGGACATGCAGTGGAGTGTCCAGAATTATACACTGGGCGATATCGTAGATAACTTTAAACTTCCTCTTGTTGTGCGTTGTAGCGACGCAACACCTACTGTTGAACATGGTGATCAGTTTCGGTTTGATCTGGCAGAACCTTTATTGCTCCATTCTAGAAAGTGGACCCGGAAAATTCGGGTGAGTTGTCTCCAGAGGGAAGCCTCGTCTGGGCAGATCACGGAAATACACCCACAGTATGTCATCCCCGAGGACTATGAGG GCTGGTTTCAAGTAATAAACAGTCCCTCTGAAAAGTCAACACCCGACACCACACTGGAATCGGTAGTTGAAAGCGAAGCCAACCAGTTTCTCTCTGCCAGGAGCTTGAGCTGTTTGTCTTTGGTGGCAATTGGTAATGAATCCCCAAGAATAGTCAGACGACATGTGAAGAGTGGAGAAATTTTCACCGTCAGAGGATTGTTCGAGGGGAAGCGCAAACAAAGTGCTCAAATAAAGACCAAATATGATGAAATTCGAAATGACGGGCGCACTCGGTCATCTGACAAAATTCTCATCTGTGCAGACGAGAAAGACGAGAGCGTTTTAATTGACGTTACGCAAGGGGGATGCTTCTACAGGATTTTCGAAAGCGAAGAGAATGGCAGCGGATTGTTGAAGACTGAAGATCTAATTGACAAGAAGGATCAATTCCCTCTATTGATCCGACATACTTTCGGTGAATTGCCAATTATAGCGTCCACGTATTCCAGCGTCATGAAATGTGTCCGCGTCATCGAAGAACAGTCCGTATTGGCGGCGACGCTAAACTGCACTGCAACGCTCCTGGAACTTCAGTGCAAAAGTCCCATTcgatttaaaatttgtttgaatgacgcaatattgaaaaattcagaaaattgtATGGAAGCACTGCATATTTGCGAAAATGAAGGTGACGACTTCTTGTCCGGTATAAAAATTGCCTTTACAATCCAAAAACAGTACAGTGAGCTTTCAGAACAAGCGAGAGGCAAACCTAAACTGACACATAAAATCAGTAACTCCACATCGGAGGAGCGCACAGCGACATCTAACGATTCAGAGGATATGGTTTCAATGTACGATTCGTTCAGTGACTATGGTGAAGAAGATGCTAATTCTGAATTTTCATTCGCCTGGACGCCAGAGCCTCTGATTAAAAATCGGAATAACGTGAAAGAAGACAAAAGTAAAGCGTCAAAAGACGAAAAGAAATTAACGGCTCCAAAGTTTTTCAACAGCAGTCTTAATAGTCCGATGTCCTCAAAAGAGAGCAAACTCAACGCGTGGAATGAACAGCCTGACGTAGTCTAA